A portion of the Magnolia sinica isolate HGM2019 chromosome 17, MsV1, whole genome shotgun sequence genome contains these proteins:
- the LOC131231453 gene encoding uncharacterized protein LOC131231453, producing the protein MAATVMVVLQKQQKGCLSPAGLCNADFSFNVVGDERMLNLPMQNRISYSSADHVLGAAGYLIHCFDGVLRRGGLKPLQQFLGSCCLVEINFASHHEDSSSINK; encoded by the exons ATGGCAGCCACAGTAATGGTTGTCCTGCAGAAACAACAAAAAGGTTGCCTATCACCTGCAGGCCTTTGTAATGCAGATTTTTCATTCAATGTTGTTGGGGATGAACGCATGCTCAACCTTCCCATGCAGAACAGGATTTCGTATTCCAGCGCCGACCATGTTTTGGGGGCAGCTGGATACTTAATACATTGCTTTGATGGTGTCTTAAGGAGAGGTGGTTTGAAGCCTCTTCAGCAGTTTCTCGGTAGTTGCTGCCTTGTGGAAATCAATTTTGCTTCTCATCATGAG gattcatcttctattaaCAAGTGA
- the LOC131231452 gene encoding pentatricopeptide repeat-containing protein At2g46050, mitochondrial yields the protein MLSRPFSSSFHSKRLLSLSSSVLFKPANTSPKPQHPSQKTATTFFPFPQIEASLGNPETTHVIDFHLDPYFLSDSLNFSAKNGRLKEGRQLHSCIEKSGCGSQHSIQNQLLNMYLKCGDFVDAHKMFDEMPNRNVVSWNIMISGCVSRSRYPGLVMGEAVKMDFGLCVDMFDEPERKVLSLNGMTSGCVSCDCHLGPTTGEIEKKGLESSNSSSMKLGLFFFKKMLVEMVGPNYITFISVLGACLRLNDIEIGKQLHCLIIKVGFSSNGFVGSALVDLYAKFGNVGDARQVFDKIQSRDLVLWNVMVSCYAFNGLGREAFGVFRSMMLEGIMGDDFTFSSLLSSCSSSGSCQLGKQIHGFIIRLALDLDVLVTSTLVDMYAKNGLTEDARKAFDRMRTRNVVSWTTMIVGYGQNGEGKEAMELFKLMLQEGLKPDELTLASLLSSCSNLAAVNEAVQLHGHVIKNGLGTFMSIGNGLINAYAKCGCIASAFESFSSVSNPDLVTWTSMISAYAFHGLAREALEIFEEMLREGLRPDRVVFVGVLSACSHAGLVDEGFHYFDSMRRDHRIMPDSEHYTCMVDLLGRAGHLERAHSILVNMPYGPTPNALGAFISACRLHGNIRLAKWAAEMLFELEPDEAVNYAVMSNIYAAAGSWRDVARVRKMMRNVSDYKIPGCSWTEIGSKVHTFVSHDKSHPQALEIYAILELLVSLMKLEDST from the coding sequence ATGCTCTCCCGGCCGTTCTCATCTTCCTTTCATTCCAAACGCCttttatctctctcttcctctgttCTCTTCAAGCCTGCCAACACCTCCCCAAAACCCCAACACCCATCTCAGAAAACCGCCACCACCTTCTTCCCATTTCCACAAATCGAAGCCTCCCTTGGGAATCCGGAAACAACCCATGTCATAGATTTCCACCTGGACCCGTATTTCCTCTCGGATTCCTTGAACTTCTCAGCCAAGAATGGGCGTCTGAAAGAAGGGAGGCAGCTGCATTCATGCATAGAGAAATCGGGATGTGGGTCCCAACACTCTATCCAGAATCAGCTCCTCAACATGTATTTAAAATGTGGTGACTTTGTTGATGCACACaagatgttcgatgaaatgcctaataGAAATGTTGTGTCTTGGAATATAATGATATCTGGTTGTGTTAGTCGCAGTCGGTATCCTGGGCTAGTAATGGGTGAAGCTGTGAAAATGGATTTTGGTTTATGTGTGGATATGTTTGATGAGCCTGAAAGGAAAGTTTTATCGTTGAATGGAATGACATCTGGATGCGTTAGTTGTGATTGTCATCTTGGGCCCACCACTGGTGAAATAGAGAAGAAGGGTCTAGAATCAAGTAATTCCTCGAGCATGAAATTGGgtcttttctttttcaagaaaATGCTGGTGGAAATGGTGGGGCCCAATTATATAACTTTCATCAGCGTTCTTGGGGCTTGCCTTAGGTTAAATGATATTGAAATTGGAAAACAGCTGCATTGTTTAATTATAAAAGTGGGTTTCAGTTCAAACGGTTTCGTGGGTAGTGCTCTTGTCGATCTATATGCAAAATTTGGGAATGTTGGAGATGCTCGTCAAGTGTTTGATAAGATCCAGTCTAGAGATTTGGTGTTGTGGAATGTGATGGTATCTTGCTATGCTTTCAATGGCCTTGGGAGAGAAGCTTTTGGAGTCTTCCGGTCAATGATGCTTGAAGGTATAATGGGTGATGATTTTACCTTCAGTAGCTTGCTCAGTTCTTGCAGCAGTTCGGGTTCTTGCCAATTGGGGAAGCAGATACATGGTTTTATTATCAGATTAGCACTTGATCTTGATGTTCTTGTCACTAGCACTCTCGTTGATATGTATGCGAAGAATGGGCTTACAGAGGATGCTCGAAAGGCTTTTGATAGGATGAGAACTCGGAATGTTGTGTCTTGGACTACCATGATCGTCGGTTACGGACAGAATGGAGAAGGCAAGGAAGCCATGGAACTTTTCAAGCTAATGCTCCAAGAGGGTTTGAAACCGGACGAGCTAACCTTAGCCAGTCTTCTTAGTTCATGTTCCAATCTGGCTGCTGTGAATGAGGCCGTTCAACTCCATGGTCATGTGATAAAAAATGGATTGGGGACATTCATGTCGATTGGAAATGGCCTTATAAATGCATACGCCAAGTGCGGGTGTATTGCCAGTGCTTTCGAGTCTTTCAGTTCTGTTTCCAATCCCGATCTTGTTACTTGGACATCAATGATCAGTGCATATGCCTTTCATGGTCTTGCCAGAGAAGCTCTAGAAATATTTGAGGAGATGTTACGTGAAGGGTTGAGGCCGGATCGAGTTGTGTTTGTTGGGGTCCTCTCTGCTTGTAGTCATGCAGGCTTGGTTGATGAGGGGTTTCACTACTTTGATTCGATGAGAAGGGACCACCGAATAATGCCCGATTCAGAGCATTATACTTGCATGGTTGATCTTCTAGGGAGAGCGGGCCATCTAGAGAGGGCGCATAGTATTTTGGTTAACATGCCCTATGGACCCACTCCAAATGCATTGGGAGCATTCATCAGTGCTTGTAGACTCCATGGAAATATAAGATTGGCAAAATGGGCAGCGGAGATGCTTTTTGAATTGGAACCGGATGAAGCCGTGAACTATGCTGTCATGTCCAACATCTATGCTGCTGCAGGGAGTTGGAGAGATGTTGCAAGGGTGAGAAAAATGATGAGGAATGTGAGTGATTATAAGATACCAGGTTGTAGCTGGACAGAGATTGGCAGTAAAGTACACACATTCGTTTCTCATGATAAATCTCACCCACAAGCTCTAGAGATATATGCAATCTTAGAACTGTTAGTTAGTCTAATGAAGTTGGAAGACTccacttag